Below is a genomic region from Rouxiella chamberiensis.
GCCGTTCGACAGCTTGATGGCCAGCGGCTGGTCGGCCAGCACGGTATTCAGACGGTATTTGTTCGGATCGCTCAACGCGGTCAGATAGGTCGCCGGTTTTGCCAGTGACCCCACCTGACGACGTGCCTGCATGGCGCGGTTGAAGCCGGCAAACTGCGTTTCCGCCCCGCCGACCATCGCCCGCACTTCGCCGGTATAACGGTCGACAATCACCATCGCCGTTTCAATATCTTTAAATCCGCTGCGTTTGCGAAGCTGCGGAATACCCTCTTCCACCGCTTTTTCCGCGCCGTCCTGCGCAATCGGATCCAGCGTGGTAAAGATCTTCACGCCGGACATCTGGGCAATTTTGTCACCCAGTTTCTGCTGCAATTCCTGACGCACCATCTGCATAAACGCAGGCTGAGGCGAAATCACGCCGCCTTTAGGCTGCACGCCAAGAGGACGCGCCGAGAGCATGTCGTACAGCTCTTTGTCGATAACGCCCTGTTCCTGGAGCAAACGCAGCACCAGATTGCGGCGTTGCAGCGCAAGCGTCGGGTTGCGCCAAGGGTTGTACAGAGACGCCCCTTTGACCATGCCGACCAGCAGCGCCTGCTGATCGAGGCTCAGCTCGTCAACCGGACGGCCAAAGTAGTACAGGCTCGCCAGCGGGAAGCCGCGAATCTGATCCGAACCGCTCTGCCCCAGATAGACCTCGTTGAGATACAGCTCGAGAATGCGATCCTTGCTGTAGCGCGCGTCCATCAGCACCGCCATATAGGCTTCGCGGGCTTTACGCCACAGGGTGCGCTGATTGGTCAGGAACAGGTTCTTGACCAGCTGCTGGGTCAGCGTACTGCCGCCCTGCACCGCGTGTCCGGCGGTGATGTTCGCCAGGAATGCGCGGCCTATCGAGTACGGGCTGATGCCGTCGTGCTCGTAGAAGTGGCGGTCTTCGGTGGCAATCAGCGTCTGAACCAGCAGGTCCGGGAACCCGGCGCGCGGCACGAACAGGCGTTGCTCGCCGTTTGGCGATTGCAGCATGGTTATCAGACGCGGATCGAGACGGAAGATCCCGAAATCGCGATTGTTATCGGTATTTTTGATCTCGGCGAGCTGATTGCCCTTGAAGATAAGACGGGCGTTGATTTGCCCTTCTTTACCGTCCGGGAAATCAAACGGACGGCGCAGCATATCGATATTGCCGCCTTTCACGCTGAATTCGCCGGGGCGCGTGATGCGCGTCACCTGACGGTACTGGGTACCCTCAAGCAGGTTGATCATCTCTTTCTGAGTGTAGGGAGAACCCGGCTCCAGCGTCACCATGCGGCCATAGACGGCGGCAGGCAGTTGCCAGACTTTACCGTCGATGCGGCTGCGGATCTCGGAATCCAGATAGACGCCATAGGCGGCCATAATCACCACGAACACCAGGAACAGCTTGATAAGCAGTCCTAGCCAGCGGCGTGCCTTGCGGGGCTTCTTGCTGCCGCCTTTCTTCCCGGACTTACGGGTCATACGCGGCTCCTGAGGGACTGCATTGGGACTAACATCATCATCATAGTACTCATCATCTTCGTCATCGCGTCTGCGAAACACAGGACGCCCACGGGTGGGCTTGGGGGTGACGGTTTGCCTTTACGGCCAATCGGCTCGCGATCATCGCCTGACATACTTAATCTCCATCAGACCCAGCGAAATACGTGCCGGATAATGTTTACTGCAGTCATCAACGGGACTGCGGTTATTTAAAATAGAGGCTTTTGAATAATGCCGGGTAAAAACTGGCGCTTACTCTGTGCTCCGACTTTCCCCAATAATAGAAGAAAGGTCTGAAAACTAGCTGTATTTTTTGACCCGACGGGTCGGTGCAGCCTCGGCGGGATTATCCGGCCACGGATGCTTGGGATAGCGGCCTTTCATCTCTTTCTGCACTTCACGATACGAACCTTGCCAGAAGGCGGCGAGATCGCGGGTTATCTGCAACGGGCGATGTGCCGGAGAAAGCAGCTCAAGCACCACCGCAACGCGCCCTTCGGCCAGCATTGGGCTGCGCTGCTCGCCAAACATCTCCTGCAACCGCACCGACAGCGTCGGCGGCTGGTCGCTATGATAGCGGATTGGCAGCCGGCTGCCAGTCGGAACGGTGTAATGGGTGGGTAAATTCGCGTCAAGACGCTGGCGCTGATTCCAGTTAAGGAGTCGCAGCAGCGCGTCATGCAGATCAACCTGTTGCAGCGCCCGCAGGCTGCGCACGCCGTTTAACGACGGCAAAAGCCACTGCTCGAGAGAGTCCAGCAGACTTTGAGAATCAACCGCGGGCCAGTCGCTTTCGGGTAGCCATTTTGCGGCGCAGCTTAGGCGAATGCGCAGCTGCTCGGCAGGCACCGACCAGCTCAGCGCCTGCAACCCCTGACCGCGGATCCAGTCGATCAACGCCTGCTGCAAATCTTCATCTGCCGGTTTGGCCTGCGGCTGGGCTTTCAGCACCAGACGCCCCACCTGCCAGCGCCGCCATGCGCGCAGCGTGCCTTTTTCTTCATCCCATTCCACGGCGGTCTGCTCTTTAACTTTCTTTGGCAGGCGCGCCGCGAGCTGGCTGACGTCAAGGCTGATTGCCAGCAGGATACGTGCATCGGGACTGTGGTTTCCCTGCAACAGCTGCGGCGCAACCAGCCAGGCGGCGCGGCTTAGCGCATCGTCCTGCGACAGCGAGGCCCCCAGGCCGTTGGCCAGCAGATAACGGCCGTCAAGCCCACGACGTTCGGCGATACGATCACTAAAGGCTTCGGCCAGCAGCCACGGCGCAAGACTGCTATCTATCTGCCCCGAGGTTCGCGACAGCCGCTGCGCAAGCTGGCGTGCGCGCCGCTGCCAGTGCGGTTGCGGACGGCTCAGCCAGTAGTCGATATCGGGTTGCCCACCGCGCGGCGGCTCTTCGATGATAGCCGCCAGCAGTGCCGCCGTCGCCAGCGCGTCACTGCCCTGCCGATCGGCGTGTACCAGCATGGCGGCCAGTCGCGGTTCGCAGCCGAGTTGCGCCATGCTGTGGCCCAGCGCGCTCAATCTGCCCTGCTCATCCACCGCGCCGAGCGAGGCAAGCAGCTGCTGTGCGACGTTCAGCGCTACGGCGGGCGGCGCGTCGAGCCAGGTTAACTGCGCGGGATCCTGACAGCCCCACTGTAGGAGTTCGAGCCACAATCCACTCAGGTCACTCTGCAAAATTTCGGCTTCGCTCTGGGCGGCGGCGCGTTCGGCCTGATCCTTGCCAAACAGATGCCAGCATTGGCCGGGTTCAAGTCGCCCTGCACGTCCGGCGCGCTGAGTCATCGCCGCCTGACTGATGCGCTGGGTGACCAGACGCGTCAGGCCGCTGCGCGGATCGAACTGCGCGGATCGCTCGAGGCCGCTGTCCACCACCAGCGTAATCCCTTCAATCGTCAGGCTGGTTTCGGCAATATTGGTCGCCAGTACTACTTTTCGTCGACCGGTCGGCGCAGGGTGAATGGCTTTTTGCTGTTGATCGAGCGACAGCGCGCCGTAAAGCGGGCAGACATCGATATCGTCACGCAGACGCCCATTCAGCAGATGGTGGATGCGGGTTATTTCGGCCACACCCGGCAAAAACAGCAGCATCGAACCGCTGTTTTCGGCCATTAGTCGGCTGACGATACGCGCCACACCTTCGTCCAGCCTTTCGTGACTGGCGAGCGGCAGGTAATGGCGCGCCACGGGGAAACTGCGCCCTTCGGAGACAATCACGGGCGCATCGGGCAGAAGCGGCGAGAGCCGCGCGTTGTCGAGCGTGGCCGACATAATCAGCAGACGCAGGTCTTCGCGCAGCCCCTGCTGAACGTCGAGCAGCAGCGCCAGCGCGAGATCGGCCTGCAAACTGCGCTCGTGGAATTCGTCGAGGATAACCAGCCCGTATTCGGCAAGCTCGGGATCCTGCTGTACCATGCGGGTCAGAATGCCTTCGGTAACGACTTCGAGACGGGTTGCTGCGCTGATTTTCGTCTCGGCACGCATCCGGTAACCCACCGTGTCGCCGGGCTGCTCATTCAGTTGCTGCGCCAGACGATAGGCAACACTTTTGGCCGCCAGCCTGCGCGGTTCGAGCAACAGGATTTTGCCGGGAATAATGCCGGATTCAAGGATTTTCAGCGGAAGCCAGGTTGATTTACCCGCGCCGGTAGGCGCATGCAGCAATACCTGCGGCGCCTGTTGCAGCGCAGTAATAATCGGGTCGAGTACGGCACTGACGGGCAGTGAGGACACAGCGTCTCCATGAGTGATTCATTATCTTGGCGGGCATTGTAATAGAAAAAATTGTCGCCGGGCGGGATGAATTGTAGCATTTAGCCCTGCCGCCGCCAGGCGGCACCCTGACGCCACGAGCCACACCAAGGAAATTGCATGTCCGAATCACGCCGCCTGTTCTTTGCTCTTGCTCTGCCGCCCGCGCTGCAGCGGCGCGTTATCCGGTGGCGCGCCGCCCATTTCGAACAGGACGCGGGGCGACCGGTGGCGGCGGCCAATCTGCATCTTACGCTGGCTTTTCTGGGCGAGATTAGCGAGGCCAGGGCGGCGGCGCTGCGCGACATCGCAGGGCGCATCCACTCGCCCACCTTTAGCCTGACACTCGATGACCTCGGCCACTGGCCGCGTCCGGGCGTCGTGTGGCTCGGCACCCGGCGTGCGCCCAATGCCCTGTTGCAGCTGGCTTCCCTGCTGCGATCGCACGCGGCGCGCAACGGCTGTCATCAGTCGACGCTGCCGTTTCATCCGCATATTTCGCTGCTGCGCGGTGCCACACGCCCCGTCGCGCTGCCTGCCGCCACGCCGCAGTGGCAGCTCGATGCCACCGAGTTCGGCCTGTATGAATCCCGCTATCTTCGTGGCCGTACCCGCTATCAGTGTCTGCAAAGCTGGCCGCTTGTCATGCCCTCATCCTGCGAATAATCGAGAATCTTCATGCAATTTTATCCGCCGCTGCAATCGGCCACCCTTATCAGGCGCTACAAGCGTTTTCTTGCCGATGTCATAACCCCGGACGGCCGCGAATTGACGCTGCACTGCGCCAACACCGGCGCAATGACCGGCTGCGCCACGCCGGGCGATACGGTCTGGTATTCCACATCAGACAATCCGAAACGAAAATATGCCCACAGCTGGGAACTGTGCCAGACCCAGGTCGGCGACTGGATCTGCGTCAACACGCTGCGGGCCAATCAACTGGTGCGCGAGGCCATCGAGCAACAGCGGATCCCCGAATTATCCGGTTACAGTAATCTTGCCGCAGAAGTACGGTATGGTTCTGAAAATAGCCGTATCGACTTGTTGTTACAGGCGCAAGACAGACCCAACTGCTATATTGAAGTGAAATCTGTCACGTTGCTGCAACAAGGTTGTGGTTATTTTCCTGATGCAGTTACGCTGCGCGGCCAGAAGCACCTGCGAGAGCTGGAAGCGATGGCAGAACAGGGTCAGCGAACGGTACTTTTTTCGCTGTATTGCATTCAGGCATTGAAACTGTGGCTGCGGCACACCATATTGATCCCCGCTACGCAGAATTATTGACGCAGGTGCAAAAAAACGGTGTCGAAGTGATGTGTTACGGTGCCGAACTCTCCGCCGGGGGAATTCACCTCGCAGAGCGGCTGCCGTTGGTCATGGCCTTTCGATAAGCTGTTGTCCGTGTCGAAAAGAATGACCCCGAACTGAAGTCGTCAGCAGCTAAAACCGTCGGGTGCGAATACGCTTTCCCTCACAGGCCTGTCAAGGGGTCGTGATGATCAATTGCCAACCTCGTTTCCTTCTGGTATTTATAGCGGCCTGATTTTTTCCCCGTTGGGGATCGATAGTGCGTTATGTAGGAGAAGCATCATGCAAGAAGGGAAAACCCGTAAAGCCTCGTCCCTGAGCATTCTCGCCATCGCTGGGGTGGAGCCGTATCAAGAGAAGCCAGGCGAAGAGTACATGAATGACGCCCAGCTGACCCACTTCAAAAAAATTCTTGAAGCATGGCGTAATCAGCTCAGGGATGAAGTCGATCGTACCGTTACGCACATGCAGGAAGAAGCCGCTAACTTCCCTGACCCGGCAGACCGTGCCACTCAGGAAGAAGAGTTCAGCCTGGAATTGCGCAACCGCGATCGCGAGCGTAAATTGATCAAGAAGATCGAGAAGACGCTGAAAAAAGTGGAAGACGAGGATTTCGGTTTTTGTGAATCCTGTGGCGTAGAGATTGGTATCCGCCGTCTTGAAGCTCGTCCGACCGCTGATCTGTGTATTGACTGTAAAACTCTGGCAGAAATCCGCGAAAAGCAGATGGCTGGCTAAGTTTAGGAAGTCAGAGCGGTGGCGCAATGTTTTAGCCCACCGCTCTATTCCCTAAAAGATCCCCGCAATGTCCACATCATCCTATATTGGTCGTTTCGCTCCTTCGCCTTCAGGCGACCTCCATTTTGGTTCACTGATTGCCGCACTCGGCAGTTATCTGCACGCCCGTTCGCAGGGTGGACAATGGCTCGTGCGCATTGACGATCTCGACCCGCCGCGTGAAGTGGCAGGTAGCGCAGACAGGATTCTGGCGACACTCGAACAATACGGACTGGAATGGGACGGCGAGGTAGTGTGGCAGTCAACACGCCATGAAGCCTATCGCGAAACGCTGGACTGGCTGCATCGACAGGGCAAAAGCTATTATTGCACCTGCACTCGCCAGCGCATTACCCAGCTGGGCGGCACCTATGACGGGCATTGCCGTCTTGCTGGACACGGCCCTGAGAACGCGGCGATTCGGCTGGTGCAGACGCTGCCGGTCAGCCGCTTCACCGACGAATTGCAGGGCGAGTTTATTGCCGACGCCGCGCTTGCCGAAGAAGATTTCATTATTCGTCGCCGCGACGGGCTGTTTGCCTATAACCTCGCCGTGGTGATTGACGATCATTTTCAGGGTGTGAATCATATTGTTCGCGGGGCGGACCTGATTGCGCCGACCGTTCGCCAGTTGTCGCTGTATCGTCATCTCGGGCTGCCCGCGCCCGGCTATGTGCATTTGCCGCTGGCCGTCAACGCCAACGGCGACAAGCTCTCCAAGCAAAATCACGCCCCCGCGCTGCCGGGTGGCGATCCGCGTCCTTTACTTGTGCAGACCCTGCTATTTTTAGGACAATCTTTACCAGAATGCTGGCAGGATTTATCTTTGCCTTTATTATTACGCTGGGCAGTGGCGCATTGGTCGTTGGAAAAAGTTCCACGATTTGCCAGTGTGAGCTATGATTAGCCGCTGTTTTCAAGTTGCGCCATTTTTATCCGACACTATCGAGGTGTACCATTTTTACCCGAGTAGCCAATTTTTGCCGTAAGGTGCTAGTTCGTGAAGATAAAGTCATCCGTGAAGAGGCTCCTGTTCCCGATGATAACGGCCACCGCGATCCCATCACTTCTCCTGAAGTTGAACACGTGAAGGCCCCTGCGCCGGTTCAGCAGGAAAGACGCAGCGCGCCACGTCCTGCGCCACGCACGCACTCTGCACAGCAAAAACCTGTGAGCAAGCCCGTCGAGGCCACGTCCGGCAACATGACGATTGTCCCGCGCGACGGCCACGACATTTCGCGCAGAGACATCAGCGACAACGCGCTGAAGGTACTCTATCGCCTGAACAAGTCAGGTTACGAAGCCTATCTGGTCGGCGGCGGCGTACGCGATCTGCTGCTGCACAAAAAACCGAAAGACTTTGATATTACCACCAACGCCACGCCGGAGCAGGTGCGCAAACTGTTCCGCAACTGCCGTCTGGTCGGTCGCCGTTTCCGTCTGGCCCACGTCATGTTTGGCCCGGAAATCATCGAAGTCGCCACCTTCCGCGGTCACCACGAACAGGTGCAGGAAACCGACGACAAAAATCTTTCCCAGCAGGCCCAGAACGGCATGCTGCTGCGCGACAACATCTTTGGCTCCATCGAAGAAGATGCCCAGCGCCGCGATTTCACCATCAACAGCCTCTATTACGGCATTTCGGACTTCACGCTGCGTGATTACACCGGCGGCCTGAAAGATCTGAAAGACGGCGTTATCCGTCTGATTGGTGACCCAGAAACGCGCTACCGCGAAGATCCGGTGCGTATGCTGCGCGCCGTGCGTTTTGCCGCCAAGCTGGACATGACCATCAGCGACGAAACCGCCGAACCTATTCCGCGTCTGGCTTCGCTGCTGCACGAAATCCCGCCTGCGCGTCTGTTTGAAGAGTCGCTCAAGCTGCTGCAAGCCGGTTATGGTTTCAGAACCGCGCAACTGCTGCGTGAATATCAGCTGTTCCAGCCGCTGTTCCCGCTTATCGCGCGTCAGTTTACCGAGCGCGGCGACAGCCCGATGGAACGTATTCTGGATCAGGTATTGAAGAATACCGATCACCGTCTGCACAACGACATGCGCGTCAACCCGGCGTTCCTGTTTGCCGCGATGCTGTGGTATCCGGTTATCGAACATGCGCAGAAACTGGCGCAGGAAGGCGGTCTGACCTATTACGACGCCTTCTCGCTGGCGATGAACGACGTGCTCGACGAGCAGTGCCGTTCACTCGCGATACCCAAGCGTATTACCACGCTGGTGCGTGATATCTGGTCCCTTCAGCTGCGTCTGTCTCGCCGTCAGGGCAAGCGTGCGCACAAGCTGATGGAGCATCCGAAGTTCCGCGCCGCGTATGACCTGCTGGCCCTGCGCGCCGAGGTGGAGCAACACCGCGAACTGCTGAGCCTGACGCAGTGGTGGGGCGAATTCCAGGAAGCGACACCGGCCTCGCAGAAAAACATGCTGGGTACGCTGGGCGACGATGCGCCGCCGCGTCGCAATCGGACTCGCCGCCCTCGCAAGCGCGCCCCGCGCTCGGGTAGCAATCAATGATTCGGGTCTACATCGCGCTTGGCAGCAATCTTGCCAAGCCCGTAGACCAGGTAAACTGTGCGCTGGAAGCTCTGGCGCACCTACCTCGTACGCGTCTGGTTCAGACTTCCCCTTCTACCGCAGCAAACCTCTGGGTCCGCAGAATCAGCCCGATTTCCTCAATGCCGTGGTTGCACTCGACACGCAGTTGCCCGCGCATGAACTGCTCGACGGCACGCAGGGTATCGAACTGAATCAGGGCCGCGTGCGTAAAGCCGAGCGTTGGGGGCCACGCACGCTGGACCTCGACATGCTGCTGTACGGCAATGACGTTATCAAGACCGACCGGCTTATCGTGCCGCATTACGACATGAAAAACCGCGAATTCATGCTTTATCCGCTCGCCGATATCGCCCCCGATCTGGTCTTCCCCGACGGCGAATCCCTCAAGGATTTACTCACGCGCGTGCCAACCAATGGCCTGACCCGCTGGTAATCACACTCCCTGCAAAGGCCTCGGCGAGGACTCGAACGGGAGATATTGATACAGCCAGGTTTCAGAC
It encodes:
- the pcnB gene encoding polynucleotide adenylyltransferase PcnB — encoded protein: MTIVPRDGHDISRRDISDNALKVLYRLNKSGYEAYLVGGGVRDLLLHKKPKDFDITTNATPEQVRKLFRNCRLVGRRFRLAHVMFGPEIIEVATFRGHHEQVQETDDKNLSQQAQNGMLLRDNIFGSIEEDAQRRDFTINSLYYGISDFTLRDYTGGLKDLKDGVIRLIGDPETRYREDPVRMLRAVRFAAKLDMTISDETAEPIPRLASLLHEIPPARLFEESLKLLQAGYGFRTAQLLREYQLFQPLFPLIARQFTERGDSPMERILDQVLKNTDHRLHNDMRVNPAFLFAAMLWYPVIEHAQKLAQEGGLTYYDAFSLAMNDVLDEQCRSLAIPKRITTLVRDIWSLQLRLSRRQGKRAHKLMEHPKFRAAYDLLALRAEVEQHRELLSLTQWWGEFQEATPASQKNMLGTLGDDAPPRRNRTRRPRKRAPRSGSNQ
- the thpR gene encoding RNA 2',3'-cyclic phosphodiesterase, with translation MSESRRLFFALALPPALQRRVIRWRAAHFEQDAGRPVAAANLHLTLAFLGEISEARAAALRDIAGRIHSPTFSLTLDDLGHWPRPGVVWLGTRRAPNALLQLASLLRSHAARNGCHQSTLPFHPHISLLRGATRPVALPAATPQWQLDATEFGLYESRYLRGRTRYQCLQSWPLVMPSSCE
- the dksA gene encoding RNA polymerase-binding protein DksA — translated: MQEGKTRKASSLSILAIAGVEPYQEKPGEEYMNDAQLTHFKKILEAWRNQLRDEVDRTVTHMQEEAANFPDPADRATQEEEFSLELRNRDRERKLIKKIEKTLKKVEDEDFGFCESCGVEIGIRRLEARPTADLCIDCKTLAEIREKQMAG
- the gluQRS gene encoding tRNA glutamyl-Q(34) synthetase GluQRS, translating into MSTSSYIGRFAPSPSGDLHFGSLIAALGSYLHARSQGGQWLVRIDDLDPPREVAGSADRILATLEQYGLEWDGEVVWQSTRHEAYRETLDWLHRQGKSYYCTCTRQRITQLGGTYDGHCRLAGHGPENAAIRLVQTLPVSRFTDELQGEFIADAALAEEDFIIRRRDGLFAYNLAVVIDDHFQGVNHIVRGADLIAPTVRQLSLYRHLGLPAPGYVHLPLAVNANGDKLSKQNHAPALPGGDPRPLLVQTLLFLGQSLPECWQDLSLPLLLRWAVAHWSLEKVPRFASVSYD
- the hrpB gene encoding ATP-dependent helicase HrpB, whose protein sequence is MSSLPVSAVLDPIITALQQAPQVLLHAPTGAGKSTWLPLKILESGIIPGKILLLEPRRLAAKSVAYRLAQQLNEQPGDTVGYRMRAETKISAATRLEVVTEGILTRMVQQDPELAEYGLVILDEFHERSLQADLALALLLDVQQGLREDLRLLIMSATLDNARLSPLLPDAPVIVSEGRSFPVARHYLPLASHERLDEGVARIVSRLMAENSGSMLLFLPGVAEITRIHHLLNGRLRDDIDVCPLYGALSLDQQQKAIHPAPTGRRKVVLATNIAETSLTIEGITLVVDSGLERSAQFDPRSGLTRLVTQRISQAAMTQRAGRAGRLEPGQCWHLFGKDQAERAAAQSEAEILQSDLSGLWLELLQWGCQDPAQLTWLDAPPAVALNVAQQLLASLGAVDEQGRLSALGHSMAQLGCEPRLAAMLVHADRQGSDALATAALLAAIIEEPPRGGQPDIDYWLSRPQPHWQRRARQLAQRLSRTSGQIDSSLAPWLLAEAFSDRIAERRGLDGRYLLANGLGASLSQDDALSRAAWLVAPQLLQGNHSPDARILLAISLDVSQLAARLPKKVKEQTAVEWDEEKGTLRAWRRWQVGRLVLKAQPQAKPADEDLQQALIDWIRGQGLQALSWSVPAEQLRIRLSCAAKWLPESDWPAVDSQSLLDSLEQWLLPSLNGVRSLRALQQVDLHDALLRLLNWNQRQRLDANLPTHYTVPTGSRLPIRYHSDQPPTLSVRLQEMFGEQRSPMLAEGRVAVVLELLSPAHRPLQITRDLAAFWQGSYREVQKEMKGRYPKHPWPDNPAEAAPTRRVKKYS